In Neisseria animalis, a single window of DNA contains:
- a CDS encoding LysR substrate-binding domain-containing protein — protein sequence MTLTELRYIVAVAQERHFGRAARRCFVSQPTLSIAIKKLEEELQVSLFDRSSNDIITTDAGERIVAQARRVLEEADLIKHLANEEQNELEGPFKLGLIFTVAPYLLPKLIVSLRETAPKMPLMLEENYTHILTESLKRGDLDAIVVAEPFQEPGIVTEPLYDEPFFVIVPKGHHFEELDSVTAQMLSEEQVLLLTEGNCMRDQVLSSCSELAAKQKIHGLTNTLQGSSINTIRHMVASGLAISVMPATALTENDHMLFSIIPFEAPVPQRRVVLAYRRNFVRPKALTALRSAIQHSQLNGVSFVDND from the coding sequence ATGACGCTGACCGAATTGCGCTATATTGTTGCCGTGGCGCAGGAACGTCATTTCGGACGCGCCGCGCGCCGCTGCTTCGTGAGCCAGCCCACCCTTTCCATCGCCATCAAAAAGTTGGAAGAGGAATTGCAGGTCTCGCTGTTTGACCGCAGCAGCAACGACATCATTACCACAGACGCGGGCGAGCGCATTGTTGCCCAAGCCCGCCGCGTACTGGAAGAAGCCGACTTAATCAAACATCTGGCCAACGAGGAGCAAAACGAGTTGGAAGGCCCGTTCAAACTCGGCCTGATTTTCACCGTTGCCCCTTATCTTCTTCCCAAGCTGATTGTATCGTTGCGCGAAACCGCACCAAAAATGCCGTTAATGCTCGAAGAGAATTACACCCACATTCTCACCGAATCGCTCAAACGCGGCGATTTGGACGCCATTGTCGTAGCCGAACCCTTCCAAGAACCGGGTATCGTAACCGAGCCTTTATACGACGAACCCTTCTTCGTGATTGTACCCAAAGGCCACCACTTTGAAGAACTGGACTCCGTTACTGCCCAAATGCTCTCGGAAGAGCAGGTATTGCTGCTGACCGAAGGCAACTGTATGCGCGACCAAGTGTTATCCAGTTGCTCCGAGCTGGCCGCCAAGCAGAAAATCCACGGTCTGACCAACACTCTGCAAGGCAGCTCCATCAACACCATACGCCACATGGTTGCCAGCGGCTTGGCCATCAGCGTGATGCCCGCCACCGCGCTGACCGAAAACGACCATATGCTGTTCAGCATCATACCGTTTGAAGCACCCGTTCCCCAACGGCGTGTTGTGTTGGCATACCGCCGCAACTTCGTCCGTCCGAAAGCCCTCACCGCCCTACGCTCCGCTATTCAGCACTCCCAGCTCAACGGCGTGAGCTTTGTGGACAACGACTAA
- the minD gene encoding septum site-determining protein MinD, translated as MAKIIVVTSGKGGVGKTTTSASIATGLALRGHKTAVIDFDVGLRNLDLIMGCERRVVYDLINVIQGEATLNQALIKDKNCENLFILPASQTRDKDALTREGVEKVMKELSGKKHNFEYIVCDSPAGIEQGALMALYFADEAIVTTNPEVSSVRDSDRILGILQSKSRKAEQGDSVKEHLLITRYSPERVAKGEMLSVQDICDILRIPLLGVIPESQNVLQASNAGEPVIHQQDAAAAEAYKDVIARLLGENREMRFLEAEKKGFFKRLFGG; from the coding sequence GTGGCAAAAATCATTGTAGTAACTTCAGGCAAAGGCGGCGTGGGCAAAACCACTACCAGCGCCAGTATCGCAACCGGCTTGGCTCTGCGCGGCCACAAAACCGCCGTTATCGACTTCGACGTAGGCCTGCGCAACCTCGACCTGATTATGGGCTGCGAACGCCGCGTCGTTTACGATTTAATCAACGTCATTCAGGGCGAAGCCACGCTCAACCAAGCCCTGATTAAAGACAAAAACTGCGAAAACCTCTTTATCCTGCCTGCTTCGCAAACCCGCGACAAAGACGCTCTGACCCGCGAAGGCGTAGAAAAAGTGATGAAGGAACTGTCCGGCAAAAAGCACAACTTCGAATACATCGTCTGCGACTCGCCGGCCGGTATCGAACAGGGCGCGCTGATGGCGCTGTACTTTGCCGACGAAGCCATCGTTACCACCAATCCAGAAGTTTCCAGCGTTCGCGACTCCGACCGCATTTTGGGCATTCTGCAAAGCAAATCGCGTAAAGCAGAACAAGGAGACAGCGTAAAAGAACACCTGCTGATTACCCGCTATTCACCCGAACGTGTTGCCAAAGGCGAAATGCTGTCGGTACAAGACATCTGCGACATTCTGCGTATCCCGCTGCTGGGTGTCATTCCCGAATCTCAAAACGTCCTGCAAGCCTCCAATGCCGGCGAACCGGTTATCCACCAGCAAGACGCTGCGGCAGCCGAAGCCTATAAAGACGTGATTGCCCGATTGCTGGGCGAAAACCGCGAAATGCGTTTCCTTGAGGCCGAGAAAAAAGGCTTCTTCAAGCGTTTGTTCGGAGGTTAA
- the minE gene encoding cell division topological specificity factor MinE — MSLLDILFGRKPKTADVARDRLQIIITQERANENGNGAPDYLPTLRKELLEVLSKYVKVSLEDIRISQEKQDGMDVLELNITLPEQKPEEKKA, encoded by the coding sequence ATGTCATTGTTAGATATTCTGTTCGGACGCAAACCCAAAACCGCCGATGTCGCCCGCGACCGCCTGCAAATCATCATTACACAAGAGCGTGCCAACGAAAACGGCAACGGCGCACCCGATTACCTGCCGACCCTGCGTAAAGAACTGCTGGAAGTCCTCTCCAAATATGTCAAAGTATCGCTGGAAGACATTCGCATTTCCCAAGAAAAACAGGACGGCATGGACGTACTCGAACTGAACATTACCCTGCCGGAACAAAAACCGGAAGAGAAAAAGGCCTAA
- a CDS encoding Rossmann-like and DUF2520 domain-containing protein, producing the protein MKKILHIVGAGRVGQTLAALLGAHSDWQLSHIVSRSLPSGAFGAAVVRDFTALPRADVVIIATPDNAIEAAAESLARSGALSAGTLVLHMSGAKTAAALAAAALYGAQTGSLHPVFAFADVAYAVDNLRGNICALEAESAQALAVLQQLADALELRAVVLPSEHKARYHAALSAASNFSVALAAYAQNLLAPLDFPESMSRELVCGLMRQTVANLEHLTPLQALTGPIVRGDDCTVAAHLAAMNQEEQARYRAWAQATLDLARERLDSESAVKMQTALSGD; encoded by the coding sequence ATGAAAAAAATATTGCATATTGTCGGAGCGGGCAGGGTCGGGCAGACTCTTGCCGCGCTGCTTGGCGCACATTCCGATTGGCAGCTTTCCCATATTGTCAGCCGCTCCTTACCATCAGGGGCTTTCGGTGCGGCGGTGGTTCGTGATTTTACCGCATTACCGCGGGCCGATGTCGTGATTATTGCGACGCCGGACAATGCGATTGAGGCCGCTGCCGAAAGTTTGGCGCGGTCGGGGGCATTGTCTGCAGGCACGCTGGTGTTGCATATGAGTGGTGCGAAAACGGCAGCCGCGCTTGCCGCAGCCGCTTTGTATGGTGCACAGACGGGCAGTCTGCATCCCGTATTTGCTTTTGCCGATGTTGCTTATGCAGTGGACAATCTGCGCGGCAATATTTGCGCCTTGGAAGCAGAATCGGCGCAGGCGTTGGCGGTTTTGCAACAGTTGGCAGACGCGCTGGAGCTGCGGGCGGTGGTGTTGCCGTCCGAACATAAGGCGCGCTATCACGCCGCATTGTCGGCGGCTTCAAATTTCAGTGTTGCGTTGGCGGCGTATGCACAGAATCTGCTTGCGCCGCTGGATTTTCCGGAATCGATGTCCCGCGAGCTGGTGTGCGGGCTGATGAGGCAGACGGTTGCCAATTTGGAACACCTTACGCCGTTGCAGGCATTGACCGGCCCGATTGTGCGCGGCGACGATTGTACGGTGGCCGCACATCTGGCGGCGATGAATCAGGAAGAGCAGGCGCGTTATCGGGCTTGGGCGCAGGCAACTCTGGATTTGGCACGGGAACGGCTGGATAGTGAATCGGCGGTAAAAATGCAGACGGCCTTAAGCGGCGATTAG
- a CDS encoding Spy/CpxP family protein refolding chaperone, protein MMKKYFAIAAASLIGLAGIAAAAENMAHHNARSDKAERAMHKKGELPRDLQALNLNSKQKADIQKIIETHRADTKRDRTSNEAFRAEFRKKMQEYRAAEQQLISAKTFDETAARRMIAEHNQHHTDKEVQRLKTRHAVFQVLTPSQQKQWLDNQNKRMEKRGKKPHQNENHSRKTAPQQ, encoded by the coding sequence ATGATGAAAAAATACTTCGCCATTGCCGCAGCTTCGCTGATTGGTCTGGCCGGTATCGCCGCCGCCGCCGAAAACATGGCACACCACAACGCCCGCAGCGACAAAGCAGAACGCGCCATGCACAAAAAAGGCGAATTACCGCGCGACCTGCAAGCCTTAAACCTGAACAGCAAACAAAAAGCCGACATCCAAAAAATCATCGAAACCCACCGTGCGGACACAAAACGCGACCGCACATCAAACGAAGCATTCCGCGCCGAGTTTCGTAAAAAAATGCAGGAATACCGCGCCGCAGAGCAACAGCTCATCAGCGCCAAAACGTTCGATGAAACTGCCGCCCGCCGCATGATTGCCGAACACAACCAACACCACACCGATAAAGAAGTCCAACGCCTGAAAACCCGACACGCCGTTTTCCAAGTGCTGACTCCGAGCCAGCAGAAGCAATGGCTGGACAATCAAAACAAACGTATGGAAAAACGCGGCAAAAAACCGCACCAAAACGAAAACCACTCCCGCAAAACTGCCCCACAGCAGTAA
- the minC gene encoding septum site-determining protein MinC, producing MKSAFDVKSSRLETLAICLHTADLTELEETLRQRTEQYRDLEIMPFVLDVEDFAQPDDLDIPAVVSLCARYGIQILGLRHSSETWAEAASRCHLVFSSGDKPAEAAALPKPVQEPQPVSATVISNPTVLISTPVRTGQQVYAENGDLIVTGIVSQGAELIADGNIHIYAPMRGRALAGAKGDTNARIFIHSMQAELVSVAGIYRNFEDDLPGHLHKKPVQVSLQDNRLVISAIGDE from the coding sequence ATGAAATCCGCTTTCGACGTAAAATCTTCCCGTCTTGAAACGCTCGCCATCTGCCTGCACACCGCCGATTTAACCGAATTGGAAGAAACCTTGCGGCAGCGTACCGAGCAGTATCGCGATTTGGAAATCATGCCGTTTGTGCTGGACGTGGAAGATTTTGCCCAACCCGATGATTTGGACATACCGGCCGTTGTCTCATTATGCGCCCGTTACGGCATTCAAATCCTCGGCTTGCGCCACAGCAGCGAAACATGGGCGGAAGCGGCCTCACGCTGTCATTTGGTGTTCAGCAGCGGCGACAAACCTGCCGAAGCCGCCGCCCTGCCGAAACCCGTACAAGAACCCCAGCCCGTATCGGCAACCGTAATCAGCAATCCTACCGTACTGATCAGTACGCCCGTGCGTACCGGGCAGCAGGTTTATGCCGAAAACGGTGATTTGATTGTTACCGGCATTGTCAGCCAAGGAGCTGAGCTGATTGCAGACGGCAATATCCATATTTACGCCCCCATGCGCGGACGTGCGCTGGCCGGTGCGAAAGGCGATACCAATGCGCGGATTTTTATCCATTCCATGCAGGCGGAATTGGTATCCGTTGCCGGCATCTACCGCAATTTTGAAGACGACCTGCCCGGCCACCTGCATAAAAAACCGGTACAGGTTTCATTACAGGACAACAGGCTGGTCATCAGCGCCATCGGCGACGAATAA
- the asd gene encoding aspartate-semialdehyde dehydrogenase translates to MKVGFVGWRGMVGSVLMQRMQEENDFSHIPEAVFFTTSNVGGTAPDFGQAAKTLLDANDIAELGKMDIIVTCQGGDYTKSVFQPLRDSGWNGYWIDAASSLRMADDALIVLDPVNRNVIDAGLKNGVKNYIGGNCTVSLMLMALGGLFQNDLVEWATSMTYQAASGAGAKNMRELINGMGAIHAQVADELADPASAILDIDRKVSDFLRSEDYPKANFGVPLAGSLIPWIDVDLGNGQSKEEWKGGVETNKILGRSDNPTVIDGLCVRVGAMRCHSQAITLKLKKDLPVEEIEAILAGANDWVKVVPNQKEASMADLTPAAVTGTLTVPVGRIRKLGMGGEYISAFTVGDQLLWGAAEPLRRVLRIILGSL, encoded by the coding sequence ATGAAAGTAGGTTTTGTTGGCTGGCGCGGCATGGTCGGCTCAGTATTGATGCAGCGTATGCAGGAAGAAAACGATTTCTCCCACATTCCCGAAGCGGTTTTCTTCACCACCTCTAATGTCGGCGGTACTGCGCCCGATTTCGGACAAGCCGCAAAAACCCTGCTGGATGCCAACGACATTGCCGAACTCGGCAAAATGGACATTATTGTTACCTGTCAAGGTGGCGACTATACCAAATCCGTGTTCCAACCGCTGCGCGATTCCGGCTGGAACGGCTATTGGATTGATGCGGCATCTTCCCTGCGTATGGCAGACGATGCCCTCATCGTTTTAGATCCGGTAAACCGCAACGTCATTGATGCCGGCCTGAAAAACGGCGTGAAAAACTACATCGGCGGCAACTGCACCGTATCCTTAATGCTGATGGCCTTAGGCGGTTTATTCCAAAACGACTTGGTCGAATGGGCAACCAGCATGACCTACCAAGCCGCATCCGGTGCGGGTGCGAAAAACATGCGCGAGCTGATTAACGGCATGGGCGCGATTCACGCACAAGTAGCCGACGAGCTTGCCGACCCTGCCAGTGCGATTCTCGACATCGACCGTAAAGTCTCCGACTTCCTACGCAGCGAAGACTACCCGAAAGCCAATTTCGGCGTACCGCTGGCAGGCAGCTTGATTCCGTGGATTGACGTGGACTTGGGCAACGGCCAATCCAAAGAAGAGTGGAAAGGCGGCGTAGAAACCAACAAAATCCTCGGCCGCAGTGATAATCCGACCGTTATCGACGGCTTATGCGTACGCGTCGGTGCCATGCGATGCCACAGCCAAGCCATCACGCTGAAGCTGAAAAAAGATTTGCCGGTAGAAGAAATCGAAGCCATTTTGGCAGGCGCAAACGACTGGGTAAAAGTTGTGCCGAACCAAAAAGAAGCCAGTATGGCCGACCTCACCCCCGCCGCCGTTACCGGCACGCTGACCGTACCCGTCGGCCGCATCCGCAAACTGGGCATGGGTGGCGAATACATCAGCGCATTTACCGTTGGCGACCAACTCTTGTGGGGTGCTGCCGAACCGTTGCGCCGTGTATTGCGTATCATCTTGGGCAGCTTGTAA